A section of the Flavobacteriales bacterium genome encodes:
- a CDS encoding outer membrane beta-barrel protein: MRRIHSLLLPAFALLSATNGAHAQIQVNPQVGLLAQTLQGDPDNGDYRGNMGWQAGVDIRLGRRLYFQPGVHIGRQATVVQVQVPLLLDTFLVENDLVRTVLKAKALVGFNLVHKDGFKLRLNAGPSYDLLLSVDNSNDDIAWNRDDLTAGSFNLDAGVGLDIWFVTVEGGVSVGLNKVLDDDGLNNAYDDPRNLTWYATAGIVLGRSTR; this comes from the coding sequence ATGCGCCGCATCCACAGCCTCCTCCTACCCGCCTTCGCCCTGCTCAGCGCCACGAACGGCGCACACGCCCAGATCCAGGTGAACCCCCAGGTGGGCCTGCTGGCCCAGACCCTTCAGGGCGACCCCGACAACGGCGACTACCGAGGCAACATGGGGTGGCAGGCGGGCGTGGACATCCGGCTGGGCCGGCGGCTGTACTTCCAACCGGGCGTTCACATCGGCCGTCAGGCCACCGTCGTGCAGGTCCAGGTGCCCCTGCTGCTGGACACCTTCCTGGTGGAGAACGACCTGGTGCGCACCGTGCTGAAGGCCAAGGCGCTCGTGGGCTTCAACCTGGTGCACAAGGACGGCTTCAAGCTGCGGCTGAACGCGGGCCCCAGCTACGACCTGCTATTGAGCGTGGACAACAGCAACGACGACATCGCGTGGAACCGGGATGACCTTACGGCCGGGTCCTTCAACCTGGATGCGGGGGTCGGTCTGGACATCTGGTTCGTGACCGTGGAGGGCGGAGTGAGCGTCGGGCTGAACAAGGTGCTCGACGATGATGGGCTCAACAACGCCTACGACGATCCGCGCAACCTGACGTGGTACGCCACGGCCGGGATCGTGCTGGGCCGCAGCACACGCTGA
- a CDS encoding MBL fold metallo-hydrolase, with amino-acid sequence MAIAITFHGAAGTVTGSKHLLEVRHPDGAVHRVLLDCGMFQGEAVARSKGDPNRHFGFDPAAVDAVVLSHAHIDHSGLLPRLVAEGFGGPIHSTPATRDLCAIMLEDSARIQEADHAYDLKRAKRQGRTLDEPGPLYTVDEVRPALERFEAHDLNAPFPVVPGVTCTFTEAGHILGSAAVNLTIDDGERVLRLTFTGDVGRYVDRLLPEPAPFPQADVIICESTYGDRDHPGIAEAEEELLRHVTEACVERRGKLLIPAFSIGKTQEILYTLNSLSNQGRLPRIPVFVDSPLAISATGIVRQYSAAFRPEVRAELEHDADLFSFPGVEFVRNPERSKQLNARQEPCIVIAASGMMEAGRIRHHLRHSLSNPRNTVLAVGFCAPGTLGHDILSGRQVVHIFGEPVPVKAAVLRMEFYSAHADRGELVRYLACQDPARVRQLFLVHGITSSLNGLQDRLSAAGHHTIAIPQKGQRFVL; translated from the coding sequence ATGGCCATTGCGATCACCTTCCACGGGGCTGCCGGCACCGTCACCGGCAGCAAACACCTGCTCGAGGTCCGGCATCCGGATGGTGCCGTGCACCGTGTGCTGCTCGACTGCGGCATGTTCCAGGGCGAGGCGGTGGCCCGCTCCAAGGGTGACCCCAACCGCCACTTCGGCTTCGATCCCGCTGCGGTGGACGCCGTGGTGCTCAGCCACGCGCACATCGACCACAGCGGGCTGCTGCCGCGCCTGGTGGCCGAAGGCTTCGGCGGGCCCATCCACAGCACCCCGGCCACGCGCGACCTCTGCGCCATCATGCTGGAGGACAGCGCGCGCATCCAGGAGGCGGACCATGCCTACGACCTCAAACGCGCCAAACGGCAGGGCCGCACCCTCGACGAGCCCGGCCCGCTCTACACCGTGGATGAGGTGCGTCCCGCGCTGGAGCGCTTCGAGGCCCACGACCTGAACGCTCCGTTCCCGGTGGTGCCCGGGGTCACGTGCACCTTCACCGAGGCGGGCCACATCCTCGGCAGCGCGGCGGTGAACCTCACCATCGATGATGGTGAACGCGTCCTTCGGCTCACCTTCACCGGTGACGTGGGCCGCTATGTCGATCGGCTGCTCCCTGAACCGGCCCCCTTTCCGCAGGCCGACGTCATCATCTGTGAAAGCACCTACGGTGACCGCGATCATCCCGGCATCGCCGAGGCCGAGGAGGAGCTGCTCCGCCATGTCACCGAGGCCTGTGTGGAGCGCCGTGGCAAGCTGCTCATCCCGGCCTTCAGCATCGGCAAAACGCAGGAGATCCTGTACACCCTCAACAGCCTCAGCAATCAGGGGCGCCTGCCCCGCATCCCCGTCTTCGTGGACAGCCCCCTGGCGATCAGCGCTACGGGCATCGTGCGCCAGTACAGCGCCGCCTTCCGTCCCGAGGTGCGCGCCGAGCTGGAACACGACGCCGACCTGTTCAGCTTCCCCGGGGTGGAGTTCGTGCGCAACCCCGAGCGCAGCAAGCAGCTCAACGCGCGGCAGGAGCCGTGCATCGTGATCGCGGCCAGTGGCATGATGGAGGCCGGGCGCATCCGCCACCACCTGCGCCACAGCCTGTCCAATCCCCGAAACACCGTGCTGGCGGTGGGGTTCTGTGCGCCCGGCACGCTGGGGCACGACATCCTCAGCGGTCGGCAGGTGGTGCACATCTTCGGGGAGCCCGTGCCGGTGAAGGCCGCCGTCCTCCGCATGGAGTTCTACAGTGCCCATGCCGATCGCGGTGAACTGGTCCGCTACCTCGCCTGTCAGGATCCCGCCCGTGTTCGCCAGCTGTTCCTGGTGCACGGCATCACCTCCTCGCTGAACGGGCTGCAGGATCGGCTTTCCGCCGCCGGCCATCACACCATCGCCATCCCGCAGAAGGGACAGCGCTTCGTGCTCTGA
- a CDS encoding lipase family protein: MRRLPLLMAAWSVHTLCTAQLRPGFDRTEYTELLRVFAAQADTTMEGFNLPKPERFSLAWKSPVVGLDNRWDLYTDSAGTAAVVVRGTTAQLASWLENFHSVLVPAQGELDLDGGEPFRYTLSDDPAARVHLGWLIGLGHLQRTILPAIDSLYTAGTRELILCGHSQGGAITYLLTAHLWQLRASGRLPADLVMKTYCSAAPKPGNLPFAYGYEATHREGWAMNVVNSADWVPEVPVTVQTVDDFNPVNPFRNARKAIRALPFPQDIGLRILFNRLDRPTRKARRNYQRVLGRTIGRLAAKNLPGYTAPELPEGTHFVRTGPFVVLRPDATYRARFVDDPKKVFMHHLMEPYHDLMMRFPDRVCMP, encoded by the coding sequence ATGCGCCGACTCCCTCTTCTGATGGCCGCCTGGTCGGTCCATACGCTCTGCACCGCCCAGCTCCGGCCAGGCTTCGACAGGACCGAGTACACCGAGCTGCTCCGCGTCTTCGCCGCTCAGGCTGATACCACCATGGAAGGGTTCAACCTTCCGAAGCCGGAACGGTTCAGCCTTGCGTGGAAAAGCCCGGTGGTGGGGCTGGATAACCGGTGGGACCTCTATACGGACAGCGCTGGGACCGCTGCGGTCGTGGTGCGCGGCACCACCGCCCAGCTGGCCAGTTGGCTGGAGAACTTCCACTCGGTGCTCGTTCCCGCGCAGGGCGAACTGGACCTGGATGGAGGAGAGCCCTTCCGTTACACCCTGAGCGACGATCCCGCCGCCCGCGTCCACCTTGGCTGGCTCATCGGCCTGGGTCATCTGCAGCGGACCATCCTGCCCGCCATCGACTCCCTCTACACGGCCGGCACCCGTGAGCTTATTCTCTGCGGACACAGCCAGGGCGGCGCCATCACCTATCTGCTCACCGCCCATCTGTGGCAGTTGCGCGCCAGCGGCCGGCTGCCGGCCGACCTGGTGATGAAGACCTACTGCAGCGCCGCACCCAAACCCGGCAACCTGCCCTTCGCCTATGGGTACGAGGCCACCCACCGTGAAGGCTGGGCCATGAACGTGGTGAACAGTGCCGATTGGGTGCCGGAGGTGCCCGTCACCGTGCAGACGGTGGACGACTTCAACCCGGTGAACCCCTTCCGCAATGCGCGCAAGGCCATCCGTGCGCTGCCCTTCCCGCAGGACATCGGCCTGCGCATCCTCTTCAACCGCCTCGACCGGCCCACGCGCAAGGCCCGCCGGAACTACCAACGCGTGCTGGGACGCACCATCGGCCGCTTGGCCGCGAAGAACCTGCCCGGCTACACGGCCCCCGAACTGCCGGAAGGCACGCACTTCGTGCGCACAGGCCCCTTTGTGGTGTTGCGCCCCGACGCGACCTACCGGGCGCGTTTCGTGGACGATCCGAAGAAGGTGTTCATGCACCATCTCATGGAGCCGTACCATGACCTGATGATGCGCTTCCCGGACCGCGTGTGCATGCCCTGA
- a CDS encoding TonB-dependent receptor has translation MAQQYKLRGVVSDAANGETLIGATVAVKGTKAVTQTDLEGRFELLVNELPPYVLLISYVGYTDLEVEVKSPDQELKFKLSTDQVLLQEAEVVGSRISEKQKQAPLTVESMDIIAIREAPSGDFYESLGTLKGVDMTAASFGFKVINTRGFNSTSPVRSLQLIDGVDNQSPGLNFSLGNFLGASDLDVMKVDVIAGASSAFYGPGAFNGVINMTTKSPWAFPGLSVSAKAGERDLLEGAVRWAQVFKNKEGRERFAYKLNLFAMRAEDWYAENYDPTSNSPTGVDNPGRYDAVNSYGDEWVTANNDFSVSLFSRRQYPGLGLFLRPGYREVDLVDYGTNNLKAGLSLHYRITDSVEVQLATNYSRGSTVYQGDNRYRLEGVQFYQHRLELRQEGRWFFRSYVTHEDAGDTYDIYTTGLRLQEASAQTVKWNERYYTIWETYIKPLLNATQPGYLTPSEAIAQGITTQEAYDAYLAQFVADNSELFGSYHQFVSDSIGREDTPSQDPAYVVGTDRFNAKLDEIRSRRFTDGGSLFFDRSALYHAMGEYRFKPRFAEIIVGGNGRLYRPNSAGTIFKDTADVVITNWEVGGYAGLEKKLAEDKLRLALTVRVDKNENFEPQVSPALSAVYTPNPDHVLRVSVSRGVRNPTLADQYLYYNVGRAILLGNIDGQFEEGRDSLITIESFNAYRSSPTLLEGLDQLEYFNVDRIRPEKVLTAEAGYRGTLKEKFYVDASAYTSWYTDFIGYLIGIDGSFDEVTGFPEELQVYRVAANSTSTVRTLGANVGLNYYRKRMTYSVNYSYNRLITGEDDPIIPAFNTPLNKFNVGFTGHDLRIPWTDRRDLGFGINYKFVEGFTFEGSPQFTGAIPSYDMVDAQVNVKFPKPGLTVKVGCSNLFGIVPLFDGRVPESERLDRMWNNNVYLVYGGPAVGRLGYLQLIYELDRR, from the coding sequence ATGGCCCAGCAGTACAAGCTGCGCGGCGTGGTGAGCGATGCGGCGAACGGCGAGACCCTGATCGGTGCCACCGTGGCGGTGAAGGGCACGAAGGCCGTGACACAGACCGACCTCGAAGGGCGGTTCGAACTGCTGGTGAACGAACTGCCGCCGTACGTGCTGCTGATCAGCTACGTGGGCTACACCGACCTTGAAGTGGAGGTGAAGAGCCCTGATCAGGAGCTCAAGTTCAAGCTGAGCACGGACCAGGTGCTGCTGCAGGAGGCCGAGGTGGTGGGCAGCCGCATCAGCGAGAAGCAGAAGCAGGCACCGCTCACGGTGGAGAGCATGGACATCATCGCCATCCGCGAGGCCCCGAGCGGCGATTTCTACGAGAGCCTGGGCACCCTGAAAGGTGTGGACATGACGGCCGCGAGCTTCGGCTTCAAGGTGATCAACACGCGCGGGTTCAACAGCACCAGTCCGGTGCGCAGCCTGCAGCTCATCGACGGCGTGGACAACCAGAGCCCCGGGCTCAACTTCAGCCTGGGGAATTTCCTGGGGGCGAGCGATCTGGACGTGATGAAGGTGGACGTGATCGCGGGGGCGAGCAGCGCGTTCTATGGCCCGGGCGCCTTCAACGGAGTGATCAACATGACCACCAAGAGCCCGTGGGCCTTCCCGGGGCTGAGCGTGAGCGCAAAGGCCGGCGAGCGCGACCTGCTGGAAGGGGCCGTGCGCTGGGCCCAGGTGTTCAAGAACAAGGAGGGTCGCGAACGCTTCGCGTACAAACTGAACCTCTTCGCCATGCGCGCCGAGGACTGGTACGCCGAGAACTACGACCCCACGAGCAACAGCCCCACCGGCGTGGACAACCCGGGGCGCTACGACGCGGTGAACAGCTACGGTGATGAGTGGGTGACGGCGAACAACGATTTCAGCGTATCCCTCTTCAGCCGGCGGCAGTACCCTGGCCTGGGGCTGTTCCTGCGGCCGGGCTACCGCGAAGTGGACCTGGTGGATTACGGCACCAACAACCTGAAGGCGGGCCTGAGCCTGCATTACAGGATCACCGACAGCGTGGAGGTCCAGCTGGCCACCAACTACAGCCGCGGGAGCACGGTGTATCAAGGCGACAACCGGTACCGCTTGGAGGGGGTGCAGTTCTATCAGCATCGGCTTGAGCTTCGCCAGGAAGGACGCTGGTTCTTCCGGAGCTACGTGACGCATGAGGATGCCGGGGACACGTACGACATCTACACCACCGGACTGCGCCTGCAGGAGGCCAGCGCCCAAACCGTGAAATGGAACGAGCGGTACTATACGATCTGGGAGACGTATATAAAACCACTGCTGAATGCCACCCAGCCAGGCTACCTTACCCCGAGCGAGGCGATCGCCCAGGGCATCACCACGCAGGAGGCCTACGATGCGTATCTAGCGCAGTTCGTTGCGGACAACTCCGAACTCTTTGGATCCTATCACCAATTTGTTTCTGACAGTATTGGTCGTGAAGACACGCCATCCCAAGATCCGGCCTATGTCGTCGGCACCGATCGCTTCAACGCGAAGCTCGACGAGATCCGGTCGCGTCGCTTCACGGATGGCGGCTCGCTGTTCTTCGACCGGTCAGCCCTCTACCACGCCATGGGGGAGTACCGGTTCAAACCGAGGTTCGCCGAGATCATCGTGGGCGGCAACGGCCGGCTGTACCGGCCCAACAGCGCGGGCACCATCTTCAAGGACACGGCGGACGTGGTGATCACCAACTGGGAGGTGGGCGGCTATGCAGGCCTGGAGAAGAAGCTCGCGGAGGACAAGCTGCGCCTGGCGCTGACCGTGCGGGTGGACAAGAACGAGAACTTCGAGCCGCAGGTGTCGCCCGCCCTCAGCGCCGTGTACACGCCGAACCCCGACCATGTGCTGCGGGTTAGCGTGAGCCGCGGCGTGCGCAATCCGACGCTGGCCGACCAGTACCTCTACTACAACGTGGGGCGTGCCATCCTGCTGGGCAACATCGACGGCCAGTTCGAGGAGGGCCGCGACAGCCTCATCACCATCGAGAGCTTCAACGCCTACCGGAGCTCGCCCACCCTGCTGGAAGGCCTGGACCAGCTCGAGTACTTCAACGTGGACCGCATCCGGCCGGAAAAGGTGCTGACCGCGGAGGCCGGCTACCGCGGCACCCTGAAGGAGAAGTTCTATGTGGACGCGAGCGCGTACACGAGCTGGTACACCGATTTCATCGGCTACCTCATCGGCATCGACGGCAGCTTCGACGAAGTGACCGGCTTCCCAGAGGAATTGCAGGTCTACCGCGTGGCGGCGAACAGCACCAGCACAGTGCGGACCTTGGGTGCCAACGTGGGCCTGAACTACTACCGGAAGCGGATGACCTACAGCGTCAACTACAGTTACAACCGGTTGATCACGGGAGAGGACGACCCCATCATTCCCGCCTTCAACACGCCGCTGAACAAGTTCAACGTGGGCTTCACGGGTCACGACCTGCGGATCCCGTGGACGGACCGGCGTGATCTGGGCTTCGGCATCAACTACAAGTTCGTGGAGGGCTTCACGTTCGAGGGTTCGCCCCAGTTCACCGGCGCCATCCCGAGCTACGACATGGTGGACGCCCAGGTGAACGTGAAGTTCCCCAAGCCCGGGCTGACGGTGAAAGTGGGCTGCAGCAACCTGTTCGGGATCGTTCCACTGTTCGACGGACGCGTACCCGAGAGCGAGCGGCTCGACCGGATGTGGAACAACAACGTGTACCTGGTCTATGGTGGCCCGGCCGTGGGACGACTGGGCTACCTGCAGCTGATCTACGAGCTGGACCGGCGATGA
- a CDS encoding carboxylesterase family protein: protein MKRSLPLLLLGLPMMVAAQQRYIDEVFTDAQVVITPNVPFGTNIDFLTSNLASPNVPAEVTQLQTLVSTQQPIPAPFFDPTDGSTAVKVRELRMDIYEPDQNVDVVTERPMVLYIHTGNALPPPQNGSPVGTRTDSCAVETCKRMARRGYVAVSMSYRLGWNPLAATEEERRGQLLNAIYRAIHDVRQCVRTHKAEAAGANTYGIDPDKIVVLGEGTGGYIALAHTTLDKGSELFVEKFRPDPFNPNVSYVDTNTVGDLAGFNGQLTLYRPNGFDHATHFCVNMGGALADTTWAEAGDAPMVAFHTVFDPFAPFTYGIVIVPTTGGPVVDVPGSNYFIPWVKDLGNQASFENLSNDPFTARARSLYGQTIDGVTISAGAEGLFPVVRPRWTPPASDEASPWQWWDPNSPAATTVIPGLGITTHQASLASNPDMSGAKGRAYLDTVMGYMTPRIVCALQLGPCALGTPDCLGVIDGPDQPGQPCDDGNANTINDAWTVNCDCVGQPVGIAEPAAASALVIAPNPAIDAVRISSPAGRVLSYTLHTPDGRLVRNSTVNADVILLERGTLDGGAYFITLEFVDGRAVRRIAFN, encoded by the coding sequence ATGAAACGAAGCCTACCCTTGCTGTTGCTCGGTCTGCCCATGATGGTCGCCGCCCAGCAGCGCTACATCGACGAGGTGTTCACCGATGCCCAGGTCGTGATCACCCCCAACGTGCCCTTCGGTACCAACATCGACTTCCTCACCAGCAACCTGGCCAGCCCCAACGTGCCCGCAGAGGTCACCCAACTGCAGACACTGGTGAGCACCCAGCAGCCCATCCCGGCCCCCTTCTTCGACCCCACCGACGGAAGCACCGCTGTGAAAGTGCGCGAACTGCGGATGGACATCTACGAACCTGACCAGAACGTCGACGTCGTGACCGAACGCCCGATGGTGCTCTACATCCACACGGGGAATGCATTGCCACCGCCGCAGAACGGCAGCCCGGTCGGAACGCGGACGGACAGCTGTGCCGTGGAGACCTGCAAGCGGATGGCACGCCGCGGGTATGTGGCCGTGAGCATGAGCTACCGCCTGGGTTGGAACCCGCTGGCCGCCACGGAAGAGGAACGCCGGGGGCAGTTGCTCAACGCCATCTACCGCGCCATACACGACGTGCGCCAGTGCGTCCGCACCCACAAGGCCGAGGCCGCGGGCGCCAACACATACGGGATCGACCCGGACAAGATCGTGGTGCTGGGTGAAGGCACCGGCGGCTACATCGCGCTGGCCCACACCACCTTGGACAAGGGCAGCGAGCTCTTCGTCGAGAAGTTCCGCCCCGACCCCTTCAACCCGAACGTGAGCTACGTGGACACGAACACGGTAGGCGACCTGGCCGGATTCAATGGTCAGCTCACCCTCTACCGCCCCAATGGGTTCGACCATGCCACGCATTTCTGCGTGAACATGGGCGGTGCGCTCGCCGACACCACTTGGGCCGAAGCGGGTGACGCCCCGATGGTGGCCTTCCACACCGTGTTCGATCCGTTCGCCCCGTTCACCTACGGCATCGTGATCGTGCCCACCACGGGTGGTCCGGTGGTGGATGTTCCCGGCAGCAATTACTTCATCCCCTGGGTGAAGGACCTCGGCAACCAGGCCAGCTTCGAGAACCTCTCGAACGACCCCTTCACGGCACGGGCGCGCTCGCTCTACGGCCAGACGATCGACGGTGTGACCATCTCGGCCGGGGCGGAAGGTTTGTTCCCCGTGGTGCGTCCGCGGTGGACCCCGCCCGCCAGCGACGAGGCCAGCCCCTGGCAATGGTGGGACCCCAACAGCCCGGCGGCCACTACGGTGATCCCCGGCCTGGGCATCACCACGCACCAGGCGAGCCTGGCCAGCAATCCGGACATGAGCGGCGCCAAGGGCCGTGCCTACCTCGATACGGTGATGGGCTATATGACCCCGCGCATCGTGTGCGCCCTGCAGCTGGGCCCCTGTGCGTTGGGCACGCCCGACTGCCTGGGCGTGATCGATGGACCGGACCAGCCGGGACAGCCGTGCGATGACGGCAACGCGAACACCATCAACGACGCGTGGACGGTCAATTGCGACTGCGTGGGCCAACCGGTCGGCATCGCGGAGCCCGCCGCCGCTTCGGCGCTCGTGATCGCACCGAACCCCGCGATCGATGCCGTGCGCATCAGCAGCCCGGCAGGACGGGTGCTGAGCTACACGCTGCACACGCCCGACGGTCGCCTGGTGCGCAACAGCACGGTGAACGCTGACGTGATCCTGCTGGAGCGCGGAACCCTGGACGGCGGTGCCTACTTCATCACCCTGGAATTCGTGGACGGCCGCGCAGTGCGGCGGATCGCCTTCAACTGA
- the murQ gene encoding N-acetylmuramic acid 6-phosphate etherase has product MEKITESPSLYDGLEHMTTAELLGHINTEDRRVPDAVGRVLPGIAALVDAIAERMRRGGRLFYLGAGTSGRLGIVDASECPPTFGVPHGLVVGLIAGGDRAIRRAVEFAEDDREQGWKDLQEHAIGADDTVLGIAASGGTPYVVEALETCRRHGILTACITCNPGAPVTAVSDHPIVVVVGPEFITGSTRMKSGTAQKLVLNMISTGVMIRLGRVKGNRMVDMQLSNVKLIDRGTRMVMEGLGIDHDEANALLKQHGSVRRAIEAGRS; this is encoded by the coding sequence ATGGAGAAGATCACCGAAAGCCCCTCCCTCTACGACGGGCTGGAACACATGACCACCGCCGAGCTGCTCGGCCACATCAATACGGAGGACCGACGCGTGCCCGACGCCGTGGGCCGCGTGCTGCCCGGGATCGCCGCGTTGGTGGACGCCATCGCCGAACGCATGCGGCGAGGAGGCCGACTCTTCTACCTCGGGGCGGGCACCAGCGGCCGGCTGGGCATCGTGGACGCCAGCGAATGCCCGCCCACCTTCGGTGTGCCGCATGGCCTGGTCGTGGGCCTCATCGCCGGTGGCGACCGCGCGATACGCAGGGCCGTGGAGTTCGCCGAGGACGACCGCGAGCAAGGCTGGAAGGACCTTCAGGAGCACGCCATCGGCGCGGACGACACCGTCTTGGGCATCGCCGCCAGTGGTGGTACGCCCTATGTGGTGGAAGCGCTGGAGACCTGCCGGCGACATGGCATCCTCACGGCCTGCATCACGTGCAACCCCGGCGCTCCGGTCACCGCCGTCAGTGACCATCCCATCGTGGTGGTGGTGGGCCCCGAGTTCATCACCGGCAGCACGCGCATGAAGAGCGGCACCGCACAGAAACTGGTGCTGAACATGATCAGCACGGGCGTGATGATCCGGCTGGGACGGGTGAAGGGCAATCGGATGGTGGACATGCAGCTCAGCAACGTGAAGCTGATCGACCGGGGCACCCGCATGGTCATGGAAGGCCTGGGCATCGATCACGACGAGGCGAACGCCCTGCTCAAGCAGCACGGCAGCGTGCGTCGCGCCATCGAGGCCGGACGGAGCTGA
- a CDS encoding MFS transporter gives MRHIFPGRSLLLVVVAALGYFVDIYDLVLFNVVKRESLEFILGAGDPRIKDVGIDLFNWQMLGMLVGGILWGVWGDRKGRITVLFGSILLYSAANIANAFTYDLTMYAIVRFIAGVGLAGELGAGITLITETMPRDKRGYGTLIVVTFGALGAVFAAEVADKGAWFGRLWSSMTGRALMSWQITYLVGGLMGLVLLVMRVGTFESGLFQEVRGRAVRKGDLRMLFNDRGRFLRYVGCILIGVPVWYVIGVLVSLSQDVFVPELGIDTSALDAEGMKRINGDAIKYAYIGLSIGDLLSGLLSQLLRSRRKVILIYLAANLVLTLVFLFGMRGAPIATYNWMCLALGTATGYWVIFVTVAGEQFGTNIRSTVATTTPNFVRGAVLPVTNAFKYLALPLGNVTGALVVGLVCIGAAFWATFRVRETFHTDMDFVEE, from the coding sequence ATGAGGCACATCTTCCCCGGTCGTTCCCTGCTGCTCGTGGTGGTGGCCGCGCTGGGGTATTTCGTGGACATCTACGACCTGGTGCTCTTCAACGTGGTGAAGCGGGAGAGCCTAGAGTTCATCCTGGGCGCCGGCGATCCCCGGATCAAGGATGTGGGCATCGACCTGTTCAACTGGCAGATGCTGGGCATGCTGGTGGGCGGCATCCTCTGGGGCGTGTGGGGTGACCGCAAGGGCCGGATCACCGTGCTCTTCGGCAGCATCCTGCTCTACAGTGCGGCGAACATCGCCAACGCCTTCACCTACGACCTCACGATGTACGCCATCGTGCGGTTCATCGCCGGTGTCGGTCTGGCGGGTGAGCTGGGTGCGGGCATCACACTGATCACCGAGACCATGCCGCGGGACAAGCGTGGCTACGGCACCCTCATCGTGGTGACCTTCGGCGCGCTCGGGGCCGTGTTCGCAGCGGAGGTGGCCGACAAGGGCGCCTGGTTCGGGCGGCTGTGGTCGTCGATGACCGGCCGGGCGCTGATGAGCTGGCAGATCACCTACCTCGTGGGCGGCCTGATGGGTCTTGTGCTGCTGGTGATGCGTGTGGGCACCTTCGAGAGCGGCCTCTTCCAGGAGGTGCGTGGCCGGGCGGTGCGCAAGGGCGATCTGCGGATGCTGTTCAACGATCGGGGCCGCTTCCTGCGCTATGTGGGATGCATCCTCATCGGGGTGCCCGTATGGTATGTCATCGGTGTCCTTGTCAGCCTCAGCCAGGATGTCTTCGTGCCGGAGCTGGGCATCGACACCAGTGCACTTGACGCCGAAGGCATGAAGCGCATCAACGGGGATGCGATCAAGTACGCCTATATCGGGCTCAGCATCGGCGACCTGTTGAGCGGGCTGCTGAGCCAGTTGTTGCGGAGCCGGCGCAAGGTGATCCTGATCTATCTGGCCGCCAACCTGGTGCTCACGCTGGTCTTCCTCTTCGGCATGCGGGGCGCACCGATCGCCACCTACAACTGGATGTGCCTGGCATTGGGCACCGCCACGGGCTACTGGGTCATCTTCGTCACCGTGGCCGGCGAGCAGTTCGGCACGAACATCCGCAGCACGGTGGCCACCACCACGCCGAACTTTGTGCGTGGGGCCGTGCTGCCGGTCACCAACGCGTTCAAGTACCTGGCCCTGCCGCTGGGCAACGTCACGGGAGCGCTGGTGGTGGGACTGGTGTGCATCGGCGCGGCCTTCTGGGCCACGTTCCGTGTGCGCGAGACCTTCCACACGGACATGGACTTCGTGGAGGAGTAG
- a CDS encoding SdiA-regulated domain-containing protein: MRSALLLSASLLAITMAAQRPASSMPYDLRHPAQVITLPDQLVEVSALTDVDQGSVACVQDEAATLYFIGLKEGRVLRTEAFGGPGDMEGLTRVHDTYLVLRSDGLIHRLRLLDGRWTSVDTFRLDLPHRNIEGLGFDDSTGLVLVAPKDITKGGPELRDARVVHAFDPDDPEHRCVPMLRLSMAALLGEARAMGLRLPERTTENGRTAPALKLRFSSVAAHPRTGHFYLLSAVDRTLTVVDRKGGLIDLAVLDAGVLPKPEGITFLPDGELVLSSEGKGRTPVIACYPMRARE; the protein is encoded by the coding sequence ATGCGCTCCGCCCTGCTCCTGTCGGCCAGCCTCCTCGCCATCACGATGGCGGCGCAACGGCCCGCATCGTCCATGCCCTACGACCTGCGGCACCCGGCCCAGGTGATCACCCTGCCCGATCAGCTGGTGGAAGTGAGCGCGTTGACGGATGTGGACCAGGGCAGCGTGGCCTGCGTGCAGGATGAGGCGGCGACCCTGTATTTCATCGGGCTGAAGGAAGGCCGCGTGCTGCGGACCGAGGCCTTCGGAGGACCCGGCGACATGGAAGGGCTGACACGCGTACATGATACGTACCTGGTCCTGCGGAGCGACGGGCTCATCCACCGCCTGCGCTTGCTGGATGGGCGCTGGACCAGCGTGGACACCTTCCGGCTGGACCTTCCGCACCGCAACATCGAGGGCCTCGGCTTCGACGACAGCACCGGCTTGGTGCTCGTGGCACCGAAGGACATCACCAAGGGCGGCCCGGAGCTGCGGGATGCCCGCGTGGTGCACGCCTTCGATCCGGACGATCCGGAACATCGCTGCGTGCCCATGCTGCGGCTTTCCATGGCAGCGTTGCTGGGCGAAGCCAGGGCCATGGGGCTGCGCCTCCCCGAGCGGACCACGGAGAACGGCCGCACCGCACCGGCGCTCAAGCTGCGCTTCTCCTCCGTGGCCGCTCATCCCCGCACCGGGCATTTCTACCTGCTCAGCGCGGTGGACCGCACACTGACGGTGGTGGACCGCAAGGGCGGGCTCATCGACCTCGCCGTGCTGGATGCCGGTGTGCTCCCCAAGCCGGAGGGCATCACCTTTCTGCCTGATGGCGAGCTCGTGCTCAGCAGCGAGGGCAAGGGGCGCACCCCGGTGATCGCATGTTACCCGATGCGGGCCCGCGAGTAA